Part of the Arvicanthis niloticus isolate mArvNil1 chromosome 2, mArvNil1.pat.X, whole genome shotgun sequence genome, TATTCACTTCACACCTTTGGTTGAACACATCTGCTAAACGTGATGTAATCTGGAGAagaatcaaaagaacaaaaataaataaatctgtgtcTATTTTCCTTagtgatttattaattttatttcacgTGCATTGATTGGTGTTTTGTcatcatgtatgtctgtgtgaggatgtcagatacCCATGAAGCTTGAGTTACAGTTAGTCacgaactgccatgtgggtgctgggacttaaaCCCAGGCCCTCTAGAAGAGggagccaatgctcttaaccactgagccatctctccagctcctaaatcCATCTAAGTTCCTCTTTGAGTAATAGGTACCATCCAAAAACTGTACAGGCTGGGAATGCTACCACAAGCCTTGACATGTGCTTGGCAACTGAGCTACAACCTTAGACCCTGCTCCCCAGGATTTTTACTTTTCTGAGCCAGGGTTTTAGTACAAAACTCTAGCCTAGCTTCAAACTCCTGAAAGTCCTATCGTagccttccaagtactaggatATAGGGATCAGCTTCACCGCTCGATGATAGGATGATAGGAGTTGATATATTAACATCAAAATGGTTTTAATGACTGGTTTTAACCCCATGACATGGATTTAACTTTGTTACTTCagcttcctttttaaatttttttattttttattatgtatctatctgtatgtatgcctgcacacatgAGTACAGGCGCACACAGAGGCCTGGGGCACCAGATCCTCttagagctggagtgacaggcaacTGGAAATAGcataacatgggtgctgggaatcaaactctgacCCTCGACAGGAGTAGTACTGttcttggtttgggttttgtttggtttggtttgatttgcaaCAGGGTCTATGTGCTGGAACTCGCTATGGAGACtgggctggccacaaactcagagatctgcctgcctctccctctgctgaAATTAAAAGGTGTGTGACagactcttaattgctgagccatgtttccaagccctctgcttcctgttttaCCTCTTAATAATGAATTACTACGAATAGTGCCACAAAATGCTTAGCCGTCTAAAGCTGGCTAAAATGACCTCTTATGAAATCAGGTGGCAGTAATACCACACCaggcaatgaaaataaaaaaggcaaTTATATTCAGAGGGAAAATCGTGCAGTTTTAAGTAACAAAGTTCCCTACTCCCTACTCCCTTCCCTCCACCCCACTTTTAGCTCCAGTTCTGACCTTATTATAAAGCTTGATGTTGGTGCCAGGCGTGGTGGAGCCAAAATGATACACAAGAGGGGCCTGGATGGAGAAACCTTCTTCCACATCTGCTGGACGCTCAATGTACAGGGCCCCCATGGTACCAGGGATGGACACAGAGCCCTGGCCTACATCCAACTCCACGTAAGTAGGACGGCGGCCCAAACGCACTGCATAGTTGAGAAGCAGTCGACACACCGTGGACTTGCCCACATCAGTAGGACCCACTACCATCACTCGGggacctctctcttcttccttttctgcctGCCTCCGCATCTGCTCCAAGGCTGTATGAGTGTTGAGGTAAAGCAACATAGGGGTGTCCTTAGAGACATAAGCCACCTCGGTCCGGCCACTCAACTGCAGAGAACAGCCATGCCAAGTGAAAACAGCCACCTTGGCACCAGCATCAAAGGTGAATTTCTTGTTTCTGGTCAGCTCTGTGCCAAAGATCTCTGCCATGCCAGCCAACAACTCCAACTGAACTGACTGAGATGCCTCCACCTCAAATCGAAGCTCTGTTTCTCGCTCTAGCTCAAACTTAGTCGTTGGCTTCTTGTCATCATTGGATTCTTCGCTCATCTTTTCGGTAAAGCTGCCGTGCCTAGAACCAAATTAAACATTTGATCAAATCACCACATCAGGCCACTATTCAAAATCTTCCAATGGTTTAGTCCCTTTATCTTTTTCTGCATAGTTCTTATTGCTCCTGAGTCACTGTTTACAGCCGGTCTCCCCACAACCAAAAGGTagaggtatttttgtttgttcctcTGCCTCTAGTAGGTAGAATAGTAGTGTACCTcaacaaaaacaatgaataatGACTAcgacataaaaagaaaactaccTACAGATGTAACTAGCAGATTTGAATTGCAGTCTTTCCTCCATCACTCTATTGGAAAAGAAAGTAACACATGctcattctccatctctcttaGGCAACAAAAAGCAAGCCTCTGAATCGTATACAAAGAACAAGACACTGGGTTCGGACTCAGAAAACAGTTGCATGTCCAGCTCTGAAACTACTAGTAGTTACAATAATCCAACCACTGAATACCTGAACCAACTCCCCAAGTGCTGTATGGTGGGCATTTACACTTGCCGGGGATAACAAGGACCAcagttggaaaaacaaaacattgtaacTTAGAAACTaccaaagaaatgtaaattactATTTCAGATTCTGAACCACAGTTCTGGGTCCAGTATTTGTCGAATTTAGCTCCGACACCAAAATCTGCTGGGGCCTCTCAGAGGTAATCGGGTTCCTTAAGCCTTACCTGTACGGCCACAGGATCCAAGTCAGCGTTGCAGAAACCTCGGAACTCAGCACAACCACGAACAACGTTCGACTAAATACTAGCCGGAAAGCAAAGGCGGTTCCGCTCTTGCGCGGTAGTAGGAGACGCGGTCGCGTGATGCATCTTGGGATGTGTAGTTTGGAGTGAGTGAGCGCGCGCCACCGCTTGGCCCTCTGGGAATGATAGTTCAAGGATTATTCCGTGACACGCGGAGGTGGGCGGGGCAACGCCGTTACTTTGTGCGGGAAGACCGCAGGAGGCGGAGAGGAGTCGATGCTGGTTCGCCCACGCAGGAGGTGGTTACATGGTCTCTCCCTGTTATCCAGGAAAGCTAAGGGCGACCAGAAAGGGAGAGGCATCACTGTCTAGATCAGAACTCTGCTCTACTAGACTACAACCCAAAAAGTGGGGGAAGTTAGCAAAACGCAGCCAGACGGTGGGAAAgtggcagaaacacacacaccaggaggGAAAGTGGCAGAAATACACACACCAGGTCAAGCACTCCCCATTTGAGGCTATGCGGAACTGGCAAACAGAAGAGACTAAAtgtaattctctctctccctccctccccgcccccccttcCTGTGTGTATGCTTAAGGTGCCAACCTGGCACTCcatgtgattctcctgcctctgatcTCCTGAATGCTGCAATTTACAAATTTGAGCTATCAAccaggctgatttttttttctttagtaaatGTAGAataaaagccgggcggtggtggcgcacgcctttaatcccagcacttgaaaggcagaggcaggcggatttctgagttcgaggccagcctggtctacagagtgagttccaggacagccagggctacacagaaaaaccctgtctagaaaaaacaaaaacaacaacaacaaaaaaaaacatgtagaATAAAAACCCAATGATTTCTTTCGTTTATCTTATGAATCAGTCATTATCCAACAACTTCTGCCAGATTCTAAACTTTCTCTAAGCACATCTGAGAGTTATACAAAGTCAATCATTTACACCACTGCTAACTGGTTCCATGTCTATAATCAACTTTTCATGAGTATGGCCTTTGGAATCTTGTATTAGTTCACTGCCTGACTTTGGATAAATCACAGGCTTCCTTTCCCTGAGACATCTCTCgtctataaaatgggaataataacAGTATTCAACCTCCTAAAATTGTTTTGAAGATTAGATGAGACATAATGTGCTAAGCACAATGCCTATAATATAGAAAGTATCTAATGTTAGTCAAGTTTTTATTATAGACTGGGGAGACTATAATATCTGTTTATACAGTGCTTTACATTTTTCAAAGTAGTTTCAGGTGTCTGTGTCACAATACCCAGGTAGGTATAGTATCTCCAATTTCATTTGAGGAAAAAACTAGAATAATCAGAAGCATTTGTCCAAACAGTTATCAGTAGAGgtaggcttttgttttgttgttgctgctgctgctgcagttttgagacagtgtctcactgtcctggctattctagaactcactacacacaccagactggcctcaaacagagatccatttgcctctgcctccagatttAAAGGCATTAAAGGTGTAAAGGCTTAGAGGTAGACCTTTTTGATGGTTCATTCCTTTTGCCAACTTAACTGAATCAGTAAACACCTTGGACACCAAGGGTGGTGCAACTTTGGGTGTGTCTCTGAAAGGATTTCAGAAAAAAACGTAACTGAAGAGGAAGATTCTCCCTAACTGTGGACAGCTCCATTCCACAgcctggggtcctggactgaatcagaagaggaaaaggaaacagcCCCTTAGGCCTACGTTCCACCCTGTCTACTTCCTGATCTGGTCAGATGTAAGCAAGTCTTCACCACCGTAGCTGCAAGCCTTTGCCACTGCCATCCTTCCCTGTGTTGattgactctgcctcctgaaccATTCAGCAATAAGAGAAACATAACTAAAACATTtgtttcccagcacttgggaggcagaggcaggtggatttctgagttcgaggccagcctggtctacagagtgagttccaggacagccaggaaacccatttgtttgtttgttttttgagacagggtttctctgtgtagccctggctgtcctagaactcactctatagaccaggctggcctcgaactcagaaatccacctgcctctgcctcccaagtgttgggattaaaggcgtgtgccaccaccggcCCAGcttaactaaaacatttaaatcAAGTGTTAGCTGTTAGGTGTTGTTTCATGGCTGTATGGGTATATATTAATTCCAGTTAGAACCCTGTGCAATAGTTATAACTGTAACCCCCATTTTACAGGTGTTCcgaggttttttggtttggtttggttttttgttgttgttttctgttttgtttttccagacagggtttctctgtgtagccctggctatcctggaactcattctgtagaccaggctggcctcaaactcagaaatccacttgcctctgcctcccaagtgctgggattaaaggcgtgtgccaccactgcccggcttttttttttttttttttttttttaaatatttattttttttatttatatgagtacactgtagttgtcttcagacacaccagaagagggcaccacatctcattacagatggttgtgagccaccatgtggttgctgggaattgaactcaggaactgaatggaagagcagttaatgatcttaaccactgagccagctctccagcccctgaatttcttttttactgtattttaccCGTATGTTTTGCTTGTGGGTACATATGTGGACCACACTCATACTTGATGCCTGCAGAGATTGGAAGATGATGGACTAATGGAGCAGCCATGTGGGTACTACGAATCAAATGGAGGACCTTTGCAGGAGCAACAAGTACCCTTAACCcatgagccaactctccagccactCCACCCAACccatactgtttgtttgtttgtggtttttgttgttgttcagtttTTCAAGAAACggtggtttctctgtatagccccggctttcctggaactcattccatagaccaggctggccttgaactcagagatccatctgcctctgcctcttgaatgttgGACCTAAAGGCATGAACCACAACTGCCTCACATATTTTCATGTGTATAAGCGTtttgtccacatgtatgtgtgtgcatcgtgtgcatgcctgatgcccttcTAGATCAGCAAAAGaggtcagatttcctggaactggagttaccaataACTGTGAGCCACTATtaccaagccatctttccagtcccctgTTTAGTTTTTAAAGCAGGTGAATACTTTCCTCATCCTAGCCCACTTGATGAATTTGAACTGAGAGATTAGGGTAGCTTTCTGGTCTACCTTTCTCTCCCTGGTCTTACCTAGCGCTCGGTTTTCAGGCAGGTAAGTTGTCATTTCTCACAGTTTTCTTTGGAGATGTGATTTAGTTATGCCATTCATTCACCATTCGGACAGTAGCTTTTCAACGAACTATTCGGCATAGGCTGATCCTTTTTCACTCTTCAGAATTTTAGCTCTAGACTTCCGTTAGCAAGCTTGTGGCCTCACCCTCTTTCTTCAGAACTCATTTTTCCCAGTCTGGTTCTTTGTTTCCACTCTCAATGTCTCCCAGTTGTCTGAAAGTCATCTTTCTTCAGATATTGTATAACCATCTCAAGCTGAATTCAGGAAGagccctctcctccctttgagATCGCTTTCCCCTTCGCTTCTCAAATACAGAAAAAGGACAGCATACaagccatctgtgtgtgtgcctgttactCCACTCTCTTCATTTCCAGTCTCACCAGGTCTCCCCGCCGCCATAGGACACCCCATCATTCTGTCCTGTGTCCTGGTCCTTCTCCTCTGCAGCTAAATCTTTGATAGTTTTGTTCCTTTGTTGATTTAAATTTATGAATACCCTTCTTGCTTCCAGCTTTAATTCTACAGCCTAGGGGCCGTTCTCTGTTTTCCTCAAGCCTGGATCCTCAAAATCATCCTTGTCTCGTACACTtcacttctttttcctttgtttggcTCATCATGTCGTGTGTCGTGATGATGATGTGGAGGTGGCAATGTGCCAcagtgtagaggccagagaacgACACTTTGGAGTTTTCAGTCAGGTTTTTGGCAAGtgcatttacctgctgagccatcatcacAACTCCAGTATTACCATCTATCTGTCACCAAGATGGAAAGTCCCCCTCCCCCGCTCCAGCTTTCTCTCCGACTTTTATGTTTTGAGAACCTTGAACTCTGgattctctgtgtctgtttctacAGGGCTGGGATCACAAACATGCACCATCATAACCAGCTTGCCTGTTTTAGGCAGAGTCTCAcacactgtagcccagactgacctgcAGCTCTCTGTGTACTTCAGGCTGGCCTCTCACCTCAGCTTCTTGAATAAAGATGGTAAGCACCAAATTCCTTCCTCCTTTTGCCAGCTCTTCTCCTTTTCAGGCACTGTGTCTTCAGAGTTTACTAAACTCCAGACTTGATCTTGATTGAATATTCAGAATTCCCTTTTCTTCTTACCGCACTAACAAGATCTCGCTTTCCCTGTTTTCCGTCTTAATCTTCACCCCTCACATGtgagaagatagatagatgaaagaactACTCTCCAGAAGTCTGTGTTTcacagttttcattttctgaaaattaaCCTATGAAATAAAATGGAGTTGAAAGTGTTCTAGGTCAGATGAATTTTACCTGgaagctgataaaaaaaaaaaaaaaaaaaaaaaaaaaaaaaaaaaaaaaaaaaaagggaaaatgtaATCCCTCCATAAGACAAACATTTGGCATTGTGTCTCTTGAAATATCAAaaatagggctagagagatggctcagcagttaagagcactgactgcttttccagaggtcctgagttcaattcccagcaaccacatggtggctcacaaccatctataatgggatctgatgccctcttctggtgtgtctgaagacagctacctacagtgtactcatatatatatataatttaaaaaataaataaatagctgggcgcatgcctttaatcccagcagttgggaggcagaagcaggtggatttctgagttcgaggccagcctggtttaccaagtgagttccaggacagccagggctatacagagaaaccctgtcttgaaaaaccaaaataataataataataataataataataatgatgatgatgatgatgaaagagagaaagaaataaagaaagagagaaagaaagaaagatcaaaaatataatagaaaatactCTCTGAGCTTAAAAGTCATACTTTGAGAATATGGTTTCCATCTGTATTGGtttgaagtttctttttattcattccttATCTTACCAGGATGCacaggctgttctggaattttGTTCTGGAATTTGCAGTCCTGCCCACCACAGTGCCCCATACTATTTTGAAATAACACTAacctggggtctggagagatgactcagcggttaagagcactgactgctcttccattcaattcctgagttcaattcccagcaaccacatggtggctcacaaccctctgtaatgggatccaatgccctcttctggtgtgtctgaagacagctacagtgtactcccataaaataaataaatctaaaaaaaaaaaaaaaccactaaccCATAACAAAACTCAATTTAGAATGCTAACTTAAAAAGCTATCTAaaaaaggagggaacagaaatgtaaataaagaaaatatacaataaaacaaaggaaaaaatccacaaggaaaaaaaaaaggagggaacaaaataaaatttcattactCTTTACTTAGTGCCTATCTGCCTGTTGTATGCCAAGCACTTTGGAAATTTACACGCTATCTCACGCAGTCAGTCACTTCTCCCTGAGGTAAATAGTATTAGCTTCACTGGTCAGAAGAGGAACTGTATGGCGCAGAAGGATTAGTCACTTGCTTAAGGTTCCTGGTAAATAATTGGCAGAGCTAAGATTTCAACTCCCGGTGTCTTGGATATCAAAGCCAGACGCTTGGCCCTTGTCTGAGGAGGAAAGCAAACTGCTATTTTGCAAATATCCTCAACATGCTGGGCTTTGCACTGGACACTGCAGTCTTGGGATGCAGAGTGAAGTTTCCCTGAGGATGTGCCTCTGAAAGTTTACAGCTCTGTCAAGAACCTCAAGTCACATAGGCGTCTCCATTCGCAGCACAACCCGTTTGGGAAGCTGATAAGAGGCTCCTGGGTTTAAGATACCATATTTGACCTATGGCTTCTTTGGGGCCATTAAACTGAGACATTAAAGCTTCCAAGTACTCAGTACTGAACACATTTGAACGCCCGGTTTGTCATCCATGACAATTAGTATATCCTTCTTTACCCTGCATCAGAGCTGATGTCAGAGTTGAAGTGGAAATGTATCATGTTGAGTGCGCGTGTACTTCCTGGCTCTCTCTAGATCCACCTCTCCCTTCTCCATCCTTGCTCCCTCCCTGCCACCCTCACTCCATCCCTGCccttcctcagcttctgtttCCTTGGCCACACAGCCTCGCTCCTTAACAACCCATTTCGCCTTTTCCTTACCACCGACATCGATACCCCTAAGCCAGCCATCCCTCTGCCCCCACTCCCTAACATCACTCCTCTAGCCTGGTCCCTTGAtgcctgccccctccctccctcccaacccgCCTCCTGTGTCTCCCAGCCCTGCTCTGACGTGGGAggtgaggggggtggggggggttggaTGACTCACAGTGTTATGATGCAGTTCCACAACACACAGCCACATTTACCCACAGACCGAGGTACAGAGCAAGAGGCAACCTCTGGCCCCCCAGCAGCTGTCCAGCCTGCAGTCCCAGACCTCAGCTCCCCCCAACTACCctcccccaatcccatcccctTCCCAATTGAAGGAGccaacagagaagagagaagagtgaacagagattgagagagataGACGGAGATCTCTGGAGCAGACCTCAAGGTGAGGGGGGCAGCCCTTCTCCAAATCAATTTTTCCCCTTCGCAAATTACCTCTTCCTGCTGCGTGTTGCTTTCTCTCCTTTGCAAAAGCATTATTCATCCACCCTttgtcctcccttccccctccccgcTGCCTCCGCTcctctctctcagctcctccatccTTCCCCAAGCTCTGACGATTCTCTCGCACTTATTTCCCGGCAACTTTGGCTGCAGCATCAGACATCACTGTTTATTGTTTTTGCTGCTGGTGCAGACCCCCCCAAAGCCCGTCCTGGGAGCTGGCTGCTCTGCTAATTATTCGGACCATACCATACTGAAAATGCCTGGCCCAGGGGGAGGCAAACCTCAAAGCAATTGAATACATCCGTTGTGAGCACaagcccccctccccttttttattcCCTGAGAGGCATCGAATTCGCACCTggttccacctgtctctgccttgtcACTTCAGCTCTCAGTAGCCAGTCTTCCCAGGCAAAAGCCcttctgctcccccccccccccacctcccacagcCCAGCCTCATCTCAGCTTCAGGGACTTGtcctgttcccagcactcacctttgtttttgttttgttttctgacccCAGTAATTTGCCTGGTTTGCTCCACCCCATGACAAGAAAtgacagagatgggagaagaaatgaccccaactctttctttctttctttctttttttttttttttttttttttttttgtcctttgcaGCTTTTTCTCTGCTGGACAGAGAagcaggggacagggagggaggcgTGACAGTGACAGTGAAGGACAGGGCTGGGGAAGAAAATAGCAGGAGGGGGCAAACCTGGCATCTCCTAGTCCCTTGAAGTAGGTGTTTCAAGGTGGCACCTTGAGGGGAACTGAAGGCAAACTTGAAGGAAAATCAAGGAAGTGATGCTGAACTGTAGCAAGGAGGGCCAGGATACAATGTCACCCTGAATTCAGCCCAAGGTGTCTTCCTGGGACTCCGACAACAGTAGAGGACCAGAAACTGAAGATGGTCTCACTCAGGGGGATCTGCGGAGACTGCATGACAGCCCTTGGAGACAATAGAAGAATCGGGTGCTTGTGGCCACCACGGAGGACAGATCAGCCTGTTTATCTTGGCAACTGAAGCTGTACTGCCTCCTCTGCTTGGTGGTCTAGCATCATGAGAGCACTTAGCGGGCATCTCTGAAGGAGACACAGGCTACCCTACCTACAGCTGCAGGATACTCCACTAGAGAGGCGGAGGCACATCACCTGCTTATCGGAGTTAACAGAAGACACCTCCCCCCTTATCCTCTGCTCCCAGTACCCTCAGCCAGTGAGTGCGAGCCGATCCCAGCGTCTCAGGATTCTTAATCAGATCCCTGCAATTATTTCATTTGCTGCTGTCCTGTCACTGGTGTTGTCACTCTAGCTCCTGGGAGAAATATTTTTTGCCTTGTGCCTCAAagctcagcttttaaaaacaaggcATCCCCTTACCCTGTCGTCTCCTGTTAAGGTTGCTCTCACTCTATAGCACACAGCCCAGGAGTCTGGCCTCTGATGTGCTGCCTACTTTCCAGGGGTCTCGAATTAGACTTGCT contains:
- the Clp1 gene encoding polyribonucleotide 5'-hydroxyl-kinase Clp1, which produces MSEESNDDKKPTTKFELERETELRFEVEASQSVQLELLAGMAEIFGTELTRNKKFTFDAGAKVAVFTWHGCSLQLSGRTEVAYVSKDTPMLLYLNTHTALEQMRRQAEKEEERGPRVMVVGPTDVGKSTVCRLLLNYAVRLGRRPTYVELDVGQGSVSIPGTMGALYIERPADVEEGFSIQAPLVYHFGSTTPGTNIKLYNKITSRLADVFNQRCEVNRRASVSGCVINTCGWVKGYGYQALVHAASAFEVDVVVVLDQERLYNELKRDLPHFVRTVLLPKSGGVVERSKDFRRECRDERIREYFYGFRGCFYPHAFNVKFSDVKIYKVGAPTIPDSCLPLGMSQEDNQLKLVPVTPGRDMVHHLLSVSTAEGTEENLSETSVAGFIVVTSVDVEHQVFTVLSPAPRPLPKNFLLIMDIRFMDLK